A part of Quatrionicoccus australiensis genomic DNA contains:
- a CDS encoding endonuclease/exonuclease/phosphatase family protein: MTQPALHIATFNIHKGFSQFNRRMMVHELRERLRDLNPDIAFLQEVQGLHLGHAENHDNWPGEPQHEFLAEDVWPDCAYGRNMIYDHGHHGNAILSRFPILHSHNQDVTHLQFEKRGLLHCRIELPSGPAAHCVCVHLSLFGYSRQRQLTALADYLDKRCEPNAPLIIAGDFNDWRNRAGDHLAQRLELTEIFSNSKGTPARSFPAALPMFRLDRIYVRGFNVVRTEVHHGHPWSSISDHAALSASLTRHAD; the protein is encoded by the coding sequence ATGACCCAGCCCGCCCTGCATATCGCCACCTTCAACATCCACAAGGGCTTTTCCCAGTTCAACCGGCGGATGATGGTGCATGAGTTGCGCGAGCGCCTGCGCGACCTCAACCCCGACATCGCCTTTCTGCAGGAAGTGCAGGGCCTGCACCTCGGCCATGCCGAAAACCACGACAACTGGCCGGGCGAACCGCAGCACGAATTCCTCGCCGAGGATGTCTGGCCGGACTGCGCCTACGGCCGCAACATGATTTACGACCACGGCCACCACGGCAACGCCATCCTGTCGCGCTTTCCCATCCTGCACTCACACAACCAGGACGTCACCCACCTGCAGTTCGAAAAGCGCGGCCTGCTGCATTGCCGCATCGAACTGCCGAGCGGCCCGGCGGCGCATTGTGTCTGCGTGCACCTGTCGCTGTTCGGCTATTCGCGCCAGCGCCAGCTCACCGCACTCGCCGATTATCTCGACAAGCGTTGCGAACCGAACGCACCGCTGATCATCGCCGGCGACTTCAACGACTGGCGCAACCGGGCCGGCGACCATCTCGCCCAGCGTCTCGAATTGACCGAGATCTTCAGCAACAGCAAGGGCACGCCGGCACGCAGCTTCCCGGCGGCGCTGCCGATGTTCCGCCTCGACCGCATCTACGTGCGCGGCTTCAATGTCGTGCGCACCGAGGTACATCACGGCCATCCGTGGTCGAGCATTTCCGACCACGCCGCGCTGTCGGCCTCGCTGACCAGGCATGCCGACTGA
- the nadA gene encoding quinolinate synthase NadA has protein sequence MQADQPLVFAPFNNLSDEACQERIRVARAKLGKKAVILCHHYQRADIYQHADLTGDSLKLSRLASQTDSEYVIFCGVHFMAEVADIMTAPHQTAILPDLAAGCSMADMANLAKVERCWRELNEVLNAEEEVTPVTYINSAADLKAFCGEHGGIVCTSSNAGTIAKWAFERRPKVLFFPDQHLGRWTGHNMGIPMDEMVVWDPDLELGGLTPAQIKKAKILLWKGHCSVHQMFQKSHIDAFRAKYPEGKVIAHPECNFEVCAASDYVGSTEHIVKIIKEAPEGTRWLVGTELNLVDRLAKEVLPQNKIVQFMATTICMCSTMQRIDPQHLAWTLENLVDGKVVNAIKVPEHEAVLAKLALDRMLAIS, from the coding sequence ATGCAAGCCGATCAGCCCCTCGTATTCGCCCCCTTCAACAACCTGTCCGATGAGGCCTGCCAGGAACGCATCCGCGTTGCCCGCGCCAAGCTCGGCAAGAAGGCGGTCATCCTCTGCCATCACTACCAGCGCGCCGACATCTACCAGCACGCCGACCTGACCGGCGACTCGCTGAAGCTGTCGCGCCTCGCCTCGCAGACCGATTCCGAATACGTCATCTTCTGCGGCGTGCATTTCATGGCCGAAGTCGCCGACATCATGACCGCACCGCACCAGACCGCCATCCTGCCCGATCTCGCGGCCGGCTGCTCGATGGCCGACATGGCCAACCTGGCCAAGGTCGAACGCTGCTGGCGCGAACTGAACGAAGTGCTGAATGCCGAAGAGGAAGTCACGCCGGTCACCTACATCAACTCGGCGGCCGATCTGAAAGCTTTCTGCGGCGAGCATGGCGGCATCGTCTGCACGTCATCGAATGCCGGCACCATCGCCAAATGGGCCTTCGAGCGTCGTCCGAAAGTGCTGTTCTTCCCCGACCAGCATCTCGGACGGTGGACCGGCCACAACATGGGCATTCCGATGGACGAGATGGTCGTCTGGGACCCCGACCTCGAACTCGGCGGCCTGACCCCGGCCCAGATCAAGAAGGCGAAGATCCTGCTCTGGAAAGGCCATTGCTCGGTGCACCAGATGTTCCAGAAGTCGCACATCGACGCCTTCCGCGCCAAGTATCCGGAAGGCAAGGTCATCGCCCACCCGGAATGCAATTTCGAAGTCTGCGCCGCCTCCGATTACGTCGGCTCGACCGAACACATCGTCAAAATCATCAAGGAAGCGCCGGAAGGCACGCGCTGGCTGGTCGGCACCGAACTCAACCTGGTCGACCGCCTGGCCAAGGAAGTCCTGCCGCAGAACAAGATCGTCCAGTTCATGGCGACCACCATCTGCATGTGCTCGACCATGCAGCGCATCGACCCGCAGCATCTGGCGTGGACGCTGGAAAACCTGGTCGACGGCAAGGTCGTCAATGCGATCAAGGTGCCGGAACACGAAGCGGTCCTCGCCAAGCTCGCCCTCGACCGCATGCTGGCGATCTCCTGA
- a CDS encoding DUF4124 domain-containing protein: MTRSVLALFVATLALPVAAQTIYKCPDANGGSPVISNSRLDKNCKAVVNSETTTVVPAPKVGAKPAGAAATPTPAGFPKVQDDTQKARDGDRKRILEQELATEQRNLEQAKRELAEQERTLGDKSERLLPYRDSVGQHERNIQAIQKELGNLK; the protein is encoded by the coding sequence ATGACACGTAGCGTACTTGCCCTGTTTGTTGCGACGCTGGCTTTGCCGGTTGCAGCGCAGACCATCTACAAATGCCCGGATGCCAATGGTGGCAGTCCCGTGATTTCGAATTCGCGTCTCGACAAGAACTGCAAGGCCGTGGTCAATTCGGAAACAACGACGGTGGTGCCGGCTCCCAAGGTCGGTGCGAAGCCCGCCGGTGCAGCGGCAACGCCAACGCCGGCCGGTTTCCCCAAGGTACAGGACGATACGCAGAAGGCGCGCGACGGTGATCGCAAGCGCATTCTCGAGCAGGAACTGGCGACTGAGCAGCGCAATCTTGAGCAGGCGAAGCGCGAGCTGGCCGAGCAGGAGCGGACGCTGGGCGACAAGAGCGAGCGTCTGTTGCCTTATCGGGACAGCGTTGGCCAGCACGAACGCAATATCCAGGCGATCCAGAAGGAACTGGGTAATTTGAAGTAG
- the glnA gene encoding type I glutamate--ammonia ligase, translating to MATPQDVIKLIKENDAKFVDFRFTDTRGKEQHVTVPVSAFSEDKFENGHAFDGSSIAGWKGIQASDMQLNPDPSTAYIDPFFDETTVVLTCDVIDPTDGRGYDRDPRSIAKRAEAYLKSSGIGDTAYFGPEPEFFIFDGVEWNVDMSGCSLKIHSAEAAWGSGEKNDGNGATGHRPTVKGGYFPVPPVDSLHDIRSAMVLTLEALGCPVEVHHHEVATAGQCEIGTVFNTLVKRADQTQILKYVVHNVAHQYGKTATFMPKPIVGDNGSGMHVHQSIWKDGKNLFAGDGYAGLSETALFYIGGIIKHAKALNAITNPGTNSYKRLVPHYEAPVKLAYSAKNRSASIRIPYVASTKARRIETRFPDPIANPYLCFSALLMAGLDGIQNKIHPGEPASKNLYDLPPEEDAAIPTVCASLEEALASLAADHEFLTRGGVFSNEWIESYIELKMDEVNKVRMTTHPVEFDLYYSC from the coding sequence ATGGCAACCCCGCAAGACGTGATCAAGCTGATCAAGGAAAATGACGCAAAGTTCGTTGATTTCCGCTTCACCGATACCCGTGGCAAAGAACAGCACGTCACCGTGCCGGTTTCCGCCTTCAGCGAAGACAAGTTCGAAAACGGTCACGCTTTCGACGGTTCGTCCATCGCTGGCTGGAAGGGTATCCAAGCTTCCGACATGCAACTGAACCCGGATCCGTCCACCGCCTACATCGATCCGTTCTTCGACGAAACCACCGTCGTCCTGACCTGTGACGTGATTGATCCGACCGATGGCCGTGGTTACGACCGCGACCCGCGCTCCATCGCCAAGCGCGCTGAAGCCTACCTGAAGTCCTCTGGCATTGGCGACACCGCCTACTTCGGTCCGGAACCCGAATTCTTCATCTTCGACGGCGTCGAATGGAATGTCGACATGTCTGGCTGCTCCCTGAAGATCCATTCTGCTGAAGCGGCTTGGGGTTCGGGCGAAAAGAACGACGGCAACGGCGCCACCGGCCACCGTCCGACCGTCAAGGGCGGCTACTTCCCGGTTCCTCCGGTCGACAGCCTGCACGACATCCGTTCGGCCATGGTGCTGACCCTGGAAGCCCTCGGCTGCCCGGTTGAAGTTCACCACCACGAAGTCGCCACTGCCGGTCAGTGCGAAATCGGTACCGTGTTCAACACCCTGGTCAAGCGTGCCGACCAGACCCAGATCCTGAAGTACGTGGTGCACAACGTTGCTCACCAGTACGGCAAGACCGCCACCTTCATGCCGAAGCCGATCGTTGGCGACAACGGTTCGGGCATGCACGTTCACCAGTCCATCTGGAAGGATGGCAAGAACCTGTTTGCTGGCGACGGCTATGCCGGTCTGTCTGAAACCGCCCTGTTCTACATCGGCGGCATCATCAAGCACGCCAAGGCCCTGAACGCCATCACCAATCCGGGTACCAACTCCTACAAGCGTCTGGTTCCGCACTACGAAGCTCCGGTCAAGCTGGCTTACTCCGCCAAGAACCGTTCTGCTTCCATCCGCATTCCGTACGTCGCCTCGACCAAGGCCCGTCGTATCGAAACCCGCTTCCCGGATCCGATCGCCAATCCGTACCTGTGCTTCTCGGCGCTGCTGATGGCCGGTCTGGATGGTATCCAGAACAAGATCCACCCGGGCGAGCCGGCTTCCAAGAACCTGTACGACCTGCCGCCGGAAGAAGATGCAGCCATCCCGACCGTCTGCGCTTCCCTCGAAGAAGCTCTGGCTTCCCTGGCCGCTGACCACGAGTTCCTGACCCGTGGCGGTGTCTTCTCCAACGAATGGATCGAGTCCTACATCGAACTGAAGATGGACGAAGTCAACAAGGTTCGCATGACCACCCACCCGGTGGAATTCGACCTGTACTACAGCTGCTAA
- a CDS encoding rhodanese-like domain-containing protein, which yields MGKLTEIINLACERAKALGLPYKGALTPAEAYDLLRLAPGAKLVDVRTRAEWDWVGRVPNAVEIEWNQYPGGVRNPNFLAELQRQVDREALVMFLCRSGARSDGAAQLATENGYGDCYNILEGFEGDKDAHGHRNTVGGWRHARLPWMQG from the coding sequence ATGGGAAAACTGACCGAGATCATCAACCTCGCCTGCGAGCGCGCCAAGGCCCTCGGCCTGCCCTACAAGGGCGCGCTGACGCCAGCCGAAGCGTACGACCTGCTCCGTCTCGCCCCCGGCGCCAAGCTGGTCGACGTCCGCACCCGGGCCGAATGGGACTGGGTCGGCCGCGTGCCGAATGCCGTCGAGATCGAGTGGAACCAGTATCCGGGCGGCGTGCGCAACCCTAATTTCCTCGCCGAACTGCAGCGTCAGGTCGACCGCGAGGCACTGGTCATGTTCCTCTGCCGCAGCGGCGCCCGCTCGGATGGCGCGGCACAGCTGGCTACCGAGAACGGCTACGGCGACTGTTACAACATCCTCGAAGGCTTCGAGGGTGACAAGGATGCGCACGGCCATCGCAATACCGTCGGCGGCTGGCGCCACGCCCGTCTGCCCTGGATGCAGGGCTGA
- a CDS encoding cation diffusion facilitator family transporter, with protein MTDSDHPVPPVVASMAERAAEAQHATWISVLVNLMMTVLQLLVGWLAHSQSLVAHGLHSFSDLLSDFLVIYASRQSAQPADREHPYGHARVETAATLILGASLALIGGGILWQSGMRLQHVEALPPIEMWAFWVAVITVLAKEGLYHYLIRVAERQRSQLLIANALHTRADAASALVVVVGIGGALLGWAFLDLLAAALMGFMILRMGAVLAWGALKELIDTGLDEAQVAAIRQTLRTTPGVLGLHALRTRRMAHQALVDAHVQVDARISVSEGHRIAESVRARVLDAHPEVLDVLVHIDPENDAGSDVAVVRLPGRAMVLQELAPLLLDLPEPEKLVLHYLGGRIEVEVFFPSGFFADGEMVQKAALRFAGFADSHPEIRRISLNCSFAPKQCA; from the coding sequence ATGACAGACAGCGATCATCCCGTGCCGCCGGTGGTGGCAAGCATGGCCGAGCGGGCCGCCGAGGCGCAGCATGCGACCTGGATCAGTGTGCTCGTCAATCTGATGATGACGGTGCTGCAGCTGCTGGTCGGCTGGCTGGCGCATTCGCAATCCCTGGTTGCGCATGGTCTGCATTCCTTTTCCGATCTGCTCTCCGATTTTCTGGTGATTTACGCCAGCCGGCAAAGTGCCCAGCCGGCCGATCGCGAGCATCCGTATGGCCACGCCCGGGTCGAGACCGCGGCGACGCTGATCCTTGGCGCCTCGCTGGCCCTGATCGGTGGCGGCATCCTGTGGCAGTCCGGCATGCGACTGCAGCATGTTGAAGCCTTGCCGCCCATCGAGATGTGGGCCTTCTGGGTCGCGGTCATCACGGTGCTGGCCAAGGAGGGGCTCTACCACTATCTGATTCGCGTTGCCGAACGGCAGCGCTCGCAACTGCTTATTGCCAATGCCCTGCACACGCGGGCTGACGCGGCTTCGGCACTGGTTGTCGTGGTTGGTATCGGTGGCGCCCTGCTGGGCTGGGCTTTCCTCGATCTGCTGGCCGCGGCGCTGATGGGGTTCATGATCCTGCGCATGGGGGCGGTGCTGGCCTGGGGGGCGCTCAAGGAATTGATCGACACCGGCCTGGACGAGGCGCAAGTGGCCGCCATCCGCCAGACGCTGCGGACGACGCCCGGCGTGCTCGGCTTGCATGCCTTGCGCACGCGGCGCATGGCGCACCAGGCCCTGGTTGATGCGCATGTTCAGGTCGATGCCCGGATCAGCGTTTCCGAGGGGCACCGGATTGCCGAGTCGGTGCGGGCCAGGGTGCTGGATGCGCATCCGGAAGTGCTTGATGTGCTGGTGCATATCGATCCCGAGAATGATGCCGGCAGCGATGTCGCCGTTGTCCGTCTGCCGGGGCGCGCCATGGTGTTACAGGAGCTGGCCCCCTTGCTGCTCGACTTGCCGGAGCCCGAGAAGCTGGTGCTGCATTATCTCGGTGGCCGGATCGAGGTCGAGGTGTTTTTCCCCAGTGGCTTTTTTGCCGATGGTGAGATGGTTCAGAAAGCTGCGCTGCGCTTTGCCGGGTTCGCGGATTCGCATCCGGAAATCCGGCGTATTTCATTGAATTGCTCGTTTGCACCAAAACAGTGCGCATAG
- a CDS encoding IS1182 family transposase gives MLKPAYPAQTELEMVTLEQLVPKDHLLRLLDQHIRFDFIREATQHLYCENNGRPAIDPVVLFKMLFIGYLFGIRSERRLVKEIEVNVAYRWFLGFRLTDKVPDASTLSQNRRRRFVGTDIEQRIFDGIVEQAIEHKLIGGRVLYTDSTHLKANANKRHFEVHQVEQTPAAYLAELDAAIEADRAAAGKKPLKRDDDDSTPPLKEVKVSTVDPDAGFMARDNKPTGFFYLDHRTVDGVHALIVDTHVTPGNVHDSQPYLARLDRVMERFDLAVGAVGLDAGYFTPQVCKGILERALFGVMGYKRPTHRDGYFYKRDYLYDAVQDCYRCPAGEVLPYRTTNRLGYREYASNPARCADCGVRGQCTQSRNHQKLVTRHLWEGFKEAINANRLSDLGKRLYARRKETVERSFADAKELHGHRYARFRGLAKVQAQCLLSAACQNMKKMALLLARKAAALLAKILGQALFAADFARNYLPMALHHENSRIRLVSA, from the coding sequence ATGCTCAAGCCTGCCTACCCTGCCCAAACGGAACTGGAGATGGTGACGTTGGAGCAATTGGTCCCGAAAGACCACTTGCTCCGGCTGCTCGACCAGCACATCCGGTTTGATTTCATTCGTGAAGCGACCCAGCACCTGTATTGCGAGAACAATGGCCGACCGGCGATTGATCCGGTGGTGTTGTTCAAGATGCTGTTCATTGGCTACCTGTTCGGGATTCGCTCCGAGCGACGGCTGGTGAAGGAAATCGAGGTCAATGTGGCTTACCGCTGGTTTCTCGGCTTTCGGCTGACGGACAAAGTGCCGGATGCCTCGACGCTGTCGCAGAATCGGCGTCGCCGCTTTGTCGGGACGGACATTGAGCAACGCATCTTTGACGGGATTGTCGAGCAAGCCATTGAGCACAAGCTGATTGGCGGGCGGGTGCTTTACACGGACAGCACGCATCTGAAGGCGAATGCCAACAAACGGCACTTCGAGGTGCATCAGGTCGAGCAAACGCCGGCGGCCTATTTGGCCGAGCTGGATGCAGCCATCGAAGCGGATCGTGCCGCCGCGGGCAAGAAGCCGCTCAAGCGTGATGACGATGATTCGACACCGCCACTGAAGGAGGTCAAGGTCAGCACGGTCGATCCCGACGCAGGTTTCATGGCCCGCGACAACAAGCCGACCGGCTTCTTCTATCTGGATCACCGGACTGTCGATGGCGTGCATGCCCTGATCGTCGATACCCATGTCACGCCGGGCAATGTCCATGACAGCCAGCCCTATCTGGCCCGCCTGGACCGGGTCATGGAGCGCTTTGATCTGGCCGTGGGCGCCGTCGGGCTCGATGCCGGGTATTTCACCCCGCAAGTCTGCAAGGGCATTCTCGAGCGGGCACTGTTCGGGGTGATGGGCTACAAGCGACCCACACACCGCGATGGCTATTTCTACAAGCGGGACTATCTCTACGATGCGGTCCAGGACTGCTACCGCTGCCCGGCCGGGGAGGTTCTGCCGTACCGGACGACCAACCGGCTGGGCTATCGGGAATATGCCTCGAATCCCGCCCGTTGCGCTGATTGTGGCGTGCGCGGGCAGTGCACGCAGAGCCGGAATCATCAGAAGCTCGTGACCCGGCATCTCTGGGAAGGTTTCAAGGAAGCGATCAACGCCAATCGCCTGAGCGACCTGGGCAAACGGCTGTACGCCCGGCGCAAGGAAACAGTGGAGCGCAGCTTTGCCGATGCCAAGGAGTTGCACGGCCACCGTTACGCCCGCTTCCGCGGCTTGGCCAAGGTGCAAGCGCAGTGCCTGCTCTCGGCGGCCTGTCAGAACATGAAGAAGATGGCCCTGTTGCTGGCCCGCAAGGCGGCAGCCTTATTGGCCAAAATCCTCGGGCAGGCCCTGTTTGCGGCCGACTTCGCCCGCAATTACCTGCCGATGGCGCTCCACCACGAGAATTCCAGAATCCGCCTTGTTTCGGCCTGA
- a CDS encoding CHAT domain-containing protein — translation MLGERFYHRCFAAMLLAAGLSVQAAELVAEPGVDEAAIRPPPRSINDITRMLADYRQNDDLLRKLRAVAEAPVPQGEDRKQLFDFYWRRAQAAAELGQVQQQIDDLTLAIQYGQSGDPEFSRAMRGLAQAERLGGNFLSAQRYAEEALKHVPQNNQGQLIGAYGQMVGMASQIGDFEMAKQSLDKLEATLNALRTSKSWTSRSHFWLSSYEKARGEYFAMAGKTVEAVAAFRKSQRENQLALADLPALRAAGRDAPSPEGMQQSAEGLERSLAQVLLNQGKLVEAEAMARSAIEHTLKRAGRSSPDVARGLRVLASVIAEQGRYAESAKLSEAALDTVLASGAAPHSLAVLGALRANLAAQVALGNDAKALQIYERIRKAAENTPELLAQVARGDLDVVQAYLRSGKPELAERMASEMLERTRKQMGEKALRTSEIRAFYAMALADQGNRVTALAAFRQALPVLVERLRSDSEAETGSLRRQQRLIGILERYIRLLADMQGTASLPDGFDAANEAFVMADLARGSSVQRALTRSAARASISDPDLAQLARDEQDAQRRSNSLNDLLSQLLSASPEQQLPAIQAKIRADIESLKQTRSRLKKEISQRFPEYARLVDPPPVNMLDVSKMLHPGEVMLSWYFGQKGAQVWAIAADGRSRFAALPTDQAKMAAAVARLRRALDAEAPTVEQIPAFDTVLAHQLYRDLFGPVSELLHGATTLLAVPHGELGQLPLSLLVTAATPQPAKGGVIFAGYRQVPWLMRLMAVAQLPSVTALASLRRLPPGAADRLPFIGFGDPYFSEEQASEAGKMAAKKASTVQVAMRGLPLQRRNVPRTQAVDSAELALLPRLPDTAEEIREIAKALGADPARDIFLNQSASEKAVFAANLANRRVVMFATHGLVPGELNGLSQPALALSAPGVSGGSGDGLLTQEEILSLKLNADWVVLSACNTAAGEGSGSEAVSGLGRAFFYAGARALLVSNWPVETEAARGLMTDLFRRQSADNALGKAEALRQAMLAMVDGPGKLDGKTGKPLFSYAHPLFWAPFVLVGD, via the coding sequence ATGCTTGGGGAAAGATTCTATCATCGCTGTTTCGCTGCCATGCTGCTGGCCGCCGGGCTGAGTGTCCAGGCTGCCGAGCTGGTAGCCGAGCCCGGCGTCGATGAAGCGGCGATTCGGCCGCCGCCGCGTTCGATCAACGACATCACGCGGATGCTGGCCGACTACCGGCAAAACGATGATCTGCTGCGCAAGTTGCGCGCCGTGGCCGAGGCGCCGGTGCCGCAGGGCGAGGATCGCAAGCAGTTGTTCGACTTCTACTGGCGGCGCGCCCAGGCGGCAGCGGAATTGGGCCAGGTGCAGCAGCAGATCGACGACCTGACGCTTGCCATCCAGTATGGGCAAAGCGGTGATCCGGAGTTTTCCCGTGCCATGCGCGGCCTGGCCCAGGCCGAGCGCCTGGGCGGCAATTTCCTGTCGGCGCAGCGCTATGCCGAGGAAGCGCTCAAGCACGTACCGCAGAACAATCAGGGGCAACTGATCGGCGCCTATGGGCAGATGGTGGGTATGGCGTCGCAGATCGGCGATTTCGAGATGGCGAAGCAGAGTCTCGACAAACTTGAGGCAACGCTCAATGCACTCCGGACCAGCAAGAGCTGGACGAGCCGTTCGCATTTCTGGTTGAGTTCCTACGAGAAGGCGCGCGGCGAATATTTTGCCATGGCCGGCAAGACGGTCGAGGCCGTAGCGGCTTTCCGCAAGAGTCAGCGGGAAAACCAGCTAGCCCTGGCCGATTTGCCGGCGCTGCGGGCGGCCGGCCGCGATGCGCCGTCGCCGGAAGGAATGCAGCAGTCGGCCGAGGGGCTGGAGCGCAGCCTGGCGCAAGTGCTGCTCAATCAGGGCAAACTGGTCGAGGCCGAGGCGATGGCGCGGTCGGCGATCGAACACACGTTGAAGCGGGCCGGCCGCTCGTCGCCGGATGTGGCGCGCGGTCTGCGCGTGCTGGCCAGTGTTATCGCCGAGCAGGGGCGTTACGCCGAATCGGCCAAACTCTCCGAGGCGGCCCTTGATACCGTCCTGGCGAGCGGTGCGGCGCCGCATTCACTAGCTGTCCTCGGCGCCTTGCGCGCCAATCTGGCGGCGCAGGTGGCGCTGGGCAACGATGCCAAGGCGCTGCAGATTTACGAGAGGATCCGCAAGGCGGCCGAGAATACCCCGGAGCTGCTGGCTCAGGTGGCACGCGGTGATCTTGACGTGGTGCAGGCGTATTTGCGCAGCGGCAAACCCGAACTGGCGGAGCGCATGGCCTCCGAGATGCTGGAGCGGACGCGCAAGCAGATGGGTGAAAAGGCTTTGCGTACCTCCGAAATTCGCGCCTTCTACGCGATGGCGCTGGCTGATCAGGGCAACCGGGTGACGGCGCTGGCGGCCTTCCGTCAGGCCCTGCCGGTGCTGGTCGAGCGCCTGCGCAGCGACAGCGAGGCGGAAACCGGCAGCCTGCGCCGGCAGCAGCGCCTGATCGGCATTCTCGAGCGCTATATCCGCCTGCTCGCCGACATGCAGGGCACGGCCAGCCTGCCGGATGGCTTCGATGCCGCCAACGAGGCTTTCGTGATGGCCGACCTGGCGCGTGGCAGTTCGGTGCAGCGGGCGTTGACCCGCAGTGCGGCGCGCGCCTCGATCAGCGACCCCGATCTTGCCCAGCTGGCGCGTGACGAACAGGACGCCCAGCGCCGCAGCAATTCCCTCAATGATCTGCTCAGCCAGTTGCTTTCGGCCTCGCCGGAACAGCAATTGCCGGCCATTCAGGCCAAGATCCGGGCCGATATCGAGAGCCTCAAGCAGACGCGGAGCCGGCTGAAGAAGGAAATCAGCCAGCGTTTCCCGGAATACGCCCGTCTGGTCGATCCGCCACCGGTCAACATGCTGGATGTGAGCAAAATGCTGCATCCGGGCGAAGTGATGCTGTCCTGGTATTTCGGCCAGAAAGGCGCGCAGGTCTGGGCGATTGCCGCCGACGGGCGCAGCCGCTTTGCCGCCTTGCCGACTGATCAGGCGAAGATGGCGGCGGCCGTCGCCAGGCTGCGTCGGGCACTCGATGCCGAGGCGCCGACCGTCGAGCAGATTCCGGCTTTCGACACGGTGCTGGCACATCAGCTCTATCGCGATCTGTTTGGTCCGGTCAGCGAATTGCTGCACGGGGCGACGACGCTGCTCGCCGTGCCGCACGGTGAGCTTGGCCAGTTGCCGCTTTCCCTGCTGGTCACGGCGGCAACGCCGCAACCGGCGAAGGGCGGCGTGATCTTTGCCGGCTATCGCCAGGTGCCCTGGCTGATGCGCCTGATGGCGGTGGCGCAACTGCCGTCGGTGACGGCGCTGGCCAGCCTGCGCCGCTTGCCGCCCGGGGCTGCCGACCGGCTGCCTTTCATCGGTTTCGGCGACCCCTATTTCAGTGAAGAGCAGGCGAGCGAGGCCGGCAAAATGGCCGCAAAAAAGGCGTCGACCGTACAGGTGGCAATGCGCGGCCTGCCGCTGCAACGGCGCAACGTGCCGCGCACCCAGGCGGTCGACTCCGCCGAACTGGCTCTTTTGCCGCGCCTGCCCGATACCGCCGAGGAAATTCGCGAGATTGCCAAGGCGCTTGGTGCCGATCCGGCGCGCGATATTTTCCTCAATCAGAGCGCCAGCGAAAAAGCTGTTTTTGCCGCCAACCTGGCCAATCGCCGGGTCGTCATGTTTGCCACGCACGGCCTGGTTCCCGGCGAACTGAATGGCCTGAGCCAGCCGGCGCTCGCCCTGAGCGCACCGGGGGTCAGCGGCGGCAGCGGCGATGGCCTGCTCACCCAGGAGGAAATCCTCTCGCTCAAGCTCAATGCTGACTGGGTCGTGCTTTCGGCCTGCAATACCGCGGCCGGCGAAGGCTCCGGCAGCGAAGCGGTGTCCGGCCTCGGGCGCGCCTTTTTCTATGCCGGCGCGCGCGCCTTGCTGGTCTCCAACTGGCCGGTCGAAACCGAGGCGGCGCGCGGCCTGATGACCGACCTGTTCCGCCGGCAGTCGGCTGATAATGCCCTGGGCAAGGCAGAGGCGCTGCGCCAGGCGATGCTCGCCATGGTGGACGGTCCCGGCAAGCTGGACGGCAAGACGGGCAAGCCGCTTTTCAGTTATGCTCACCCGCTGTTCTGGGCCCCCTTTGTCCTGGTGGGCGATTGA